One genomic region from Actinocatenispora thailandica encodes:
- a CDS encoding DEAD/DEAH box helicase, which yields MPDTETTPTFDDLGLDGRIIKALRDVGYETPSNIQAETIPLLLAGAHVVGLAQTGTGKTAAFALPILSRIDLTQKAPQVLVLAPTRELALQVSEAFERYAAHIKGLHVLPVYGGQGYGVQLSALRRGVHVVVGTPGRVMDHLEKGTLDLSQLRFVVLDEADEMLNMGFAEDVEQILADTPDDKQLALFSATMPAQIRRMVTKHAPDAVEVSVKGRTTTAANVRQRYLKVAHAQKLEALTRILEVENFDGLILFARTKQATEELAERLRARGFSAAAINGDIAQAQRERTINQLRSGKLDILVATDVAARGLDVERISHVVNYDLPTDSEPYVHRIGRTGRAGRSGDAISFVTPRESHLRRAIERSVGVKLDEMSLPTVEDVNAQRIEKFTAAISNAMEDAQFANFRDLVQDYERGHDVPALDIAAALAVLAQDGQPLLLEEAPEPPRPERHRPREQQRMATYRIAVGKRHHVEPRMIVGALANEGGLARSDFGRIDIRPTHSLVELPAELPAATFERLADTRISGMLIDLRPDRGFGPGAGTRRGRPAGDRPERARTARPADGRARKPRHKKHDR from the coding sequence GTGCCCGATACTGAAACGACGCCGACTTTCGATGACCTTGGCCTGGACGGAAGGATCATCAAGGCACTTCGGGACGTCGGCTACGAGACCCCTTCGAACATCCAGGCGGAGACCATCCCGCTGCTGCTCGCCGGAGCGCACGTGGTCGGCCTGGCCCAGACGGGCACCGGCAAGACCGCCGCGTTCGCGCTGCCGATCCTGTCCCGGATCGACCTGACCCAGAAGGCGCCACAGGTGCTGGTCCTCGCGCCGACCCGGGAGCTGGCGCTGCAGGTGTCCGAGGCGTTCGAACGTTACGCCGCGCACATCAAGGGGCTGCACGTGCTGCCGGTCTACGGCGGCCAGGGGTACGGCGTCCAGCTCTCGGCGCTGCGCCGCGGGGTCCACGTCGTCGTCGGCACCCCCGGACGGGTGATGGACCACCTGGAGAAGGGCACCCTGGACCTGAGCCAGCTGCGCTTCGTGGTCCTCGACGAAGCCGACGAGATGCTCAACATGGGTTTCGCCGAGGACGTGGAGCAGATCCTCGCCGACACCCCGGACGACAAGCAACTGGCGCTGTTCTCGGCGACCATGCCGGCCCAGATCCGCCGGATGGTCACCAAGCACGCACCCGACGCCGTCGAGGTGAGCGTCAAGGGCAGGACCACGACGGCGGCCAACGTTCGGCAGCGGTACCTCAAGGTCGCGCACGCGCAGAAGCTGGAGGCGCTCACCCGCATCCTGGAGGTGGAGAACTTCGACGGGTTGATCCTGTTCGCCCGCACCAAGCAGGCCACCGAGGAGCTGGCCGAGCGGCTCCGGGCCCGAGGGTTCTCCGCCGCGGCCATCAACGGCGACATCGCCCAGGCGCAGCGGGAACGCACCATCAACCAGCTGCGTTCCGGCAAGCTCGACATCCTGGTGGCCACCGATGTCGCCGCGCGCGGGCTGGACGTCGAGCGGATCAGCCACGTCGTCAACTACGACCTGCCGACCGACTCCGAGCCGTACGTGCACCGCATCGGCCGGACCGGCCGGGCCGGCCGCAGCGGCGACGCGATCTCGTTCGTCACCCCGCGGGAGAGCCATCTGCGGCGGGCGATCGAGCGATCGGTCGGGGTCAAGCTCGACGAGATGAGCCTGCCGACCGTCGAGGACGTGAACGCGCAGCGGATCGAGAAGTTCACCGCCGCGATCTCCAACGCCATGGAAGACGCGCAGTTCGCGAACTTCCGGGACCTGGTGCAGGACTACGAGCGCGGGCACGACGTTCCCGCGCTGGACATCGCCGCCGCCCTCGCCGTACTCGCCCAGGACGGCCAGCCGCTGCTGCTGGAGGAGGCGCCCGAACCGCCGCGGCCCGAGCGGCACCGGCCGCGCGAGCAGCAACGGATGGCGACGTACCGGATCGCGGTGGGCAAGCGCCACCACGTCGAACCACGCATGATCGTCGGCGCGCTCGCCAACGAGGGCGGCCTCGCCCGGTCGGACTTCGGCCGCATCGACATCCGCCCGACGCACAGCCTGGTCGAGTTGCCTGCCGAGCTGCCCGCGGCGACCTTCGAACGGCTCGCCGACACCCGGATCTCGGGCATGCTGATCGACCTGCGCCCGGACCGCGGTTTCGGGCCCGGCGCGGGCACCCGGCGCGGCCGGCCGGCCGGTGACCGGCCGGAGCGCGCCCGGACCGCCCGGCCGGCCGACGGCCGGGCCAGGAAGCCGCGGCACAAGAAGCACGACCGCTGA
- a CDS encoding 4Fe-4S dicluster domain-containing protein, producing MAAAPHQDPADRAGYAGHPPRMGFFTDTSVCIGCKACEVACKEWNAVPADALDLTGMSYDNTGGLGADNWRHVAFIEQRRPLGTAHTGVSHDDLDVLALAGQGTGAPEQAPATGTPPAGDIGADRPPQPDGRTELRWLMSSDVCKHCTEAACLDVCPTGSLFRTEFGTVVVQEDICNGCGYCIPACPYGVIDQRKDDGRAWKCTMCYDRLGAGLEPACAKACPTDSIQYGPLDELRERADARLRTLQDAGVDDARLYGRDPTDGVGGDGAFFLLLDEPETYGLPPDPVVTTRDLPGMWRRVGLAAGALAAAAVAAFVTTRRSR from the coding sequence ATGGCTGCCGCGCCGCACCAGGATCCCGCCGACCGCGCCGGCTACGCCGGGCATCCACCGCGGATGGGGTTCTTCACCGACACCAGCGTCTGCATCGGCTGCAAGGCGTGCGAGGTCGCCTGCAAGGAGTGGAACGCGGTACCGGCGGACGCGCTGGACCTGACCGGCATGTCGTACGACAACACCGGCGGGCTGGGCGCCGACAACTGGCGGCACGTGGCGTTCATCGAGCAGCGCCGTCCCCTCGGCACCGCGCACACCGGGGTCAGCCACGACGACCTCGACGTGCTGGCCCTCGCCGGGCAGGGTACGGGCGCCCCGGAGCAGGCGCCGGCAACCGGGACGCCGCCGGCCGGCGACATCGGCGCGGACCGGCCGCCGCAGCCGGACGGGCGCACCGAGCTGCGCTGGCTGATGTCCTCCGACGTGTGCAAGCACTGCACCGAGGCGGCCTGCCTGGACGTGTGCCCGACCGGGTCGCTGTTCCGCACCGAGTTCGGCACCGTGGTGGTGCAGGAGGACATCTGCAACGGTTGCGGTTACTGCATTCCCGCCTGCCCGTACGGCGTGATCGACCAGCGCAAGGACGACGGGCGGGCCTGGAAGTGCACGATGTGCTACGACCGGCTCGGCGCCGGGCTGGAACCCGCCTGCGCCAAGGCCTGCCCCACCGACTCCATCCAGTACGGTCCGCTCGACGAGCTGCGCGAGCGCGCCGACGCGCGGCTGCGCACCCTGCAGGACGCCGGCGTCGACGACGCCCGGTTGTACGGCCGGGACCCGACCGACGGGGTGGGCGGCGACGGCGCGTTCTTCCTGCTGCTGGACGAACCGGAAACCTATGGCCTGCCACCCGATCCGGTCGTCACGACCCGGGACCTGCCGGGCATGTGGCGCCGCGTCGGGCTCGCCGCCGGTGCGCTGGCCGCCGCCGCGGTCGCCGCCTTCGTCACCACCCGGAGGAGCCGATGA
- a CDS encoding GAF and ANTAR domain-containing protein has translation MTMRDVAGDLAAEFRALNEHLHAAGDRAAAMQRLVDLASEWLPGCAWAATTVWPVDRPPHSSTVSGEVARIVDQLQYDLGDGPCLDAARTGEAVRIADLSAEDRWPAFCRQALSDTPVRGILSYPLLDGDQRIVLNLYADRPDAFDKEAFNTGTLFAAHAAVLAAHADIASKAANLTQALSTSRQIGAAIGILMSAYTITDEQAFELLRTTSQNLNRKLRDVARDVTDTGELPARR, from the coding sequence ATGACGATGCGTGACGTCGCTGGTGACCTGGCGGCGGAGTTTCGTGCGCTCAACGAGCATCTGCACGCCGCCGGTGACCGCGCCGCGGCGATGCAACGCCTCGTCGATCTGGCCTCCGAGTGGCTACCCGGGTGCGCGTGGGCCGCGACCACCGTGTGGCCGGTCGACCGACCCCCGCACAGCTCGACGGTCAGCGGTGAGGTCGCCCGCATCGTCGACCAGTTGCAGTACGACCTGGGCGACGGGCCGTGTCTGGATGCCGCCAGAACCGGCGAAGCGGTGCGCATCGCCGACCTGTCCGCCGAGGACCGGTGGCCGGCGTTCTGCCGGCAGGCGCTGAGCGACACCCCGGTCCGCGGCATCCTGTCCTACCCGCTGCTGGACGGCGACCAGCGGATCGTGCTCAACCTGTACGCCGACCGGCCGGACGCCTTCGACAAGGAGGCGTTCAACACCGGAACGCTGTTCGCCGCGCACGCCGCGGTGCTGGCCGCCCACGCCGACATCGCGAGCAAGGCGGCCAACCTCACCCAGGCGCTGAGCACCAGCCGGCAGATCGGCGCGGCCATCGGCATCCTGATGTCGGCCTACACGATCACCGACGAGCAGGCGTTCGAGCTGCTGCGCACCACCAGCCAGAACCTCAACCGCAAGCTGCGGGACGTGGCCCGCGACGTCACCGACACCGGCGAACTACCGGCCCGCCGCTGA
- the nrfD gene encoding NrfD/PsrC family molybdoenzyme membrane anchor subunit: MSHRSSAGPADRTRRRRGGEQPMVPRAEFGSYYGKPILNPPVWAAADVGGYLFFGGLAGTSAVIAAGARLTGRPRLARLCAAGAAGAGGLSFAALIHDLGRPDRFLNMLRVLKPTSPMSVGTWLLGPFVPLAGVAAASALTGRFRGLGRLAGTGAAVLGPAVSAYTGALIANTAVPAWHDAHRDLPFVFTASSAAAAGGLGLFAPTRESAPARVLAIAGAGCEVLAFERMRHRMGLTAEPYGTGRPGRLVRAGTVLSVAGAVGAVLGRRSRVASAASGAALLAASLCTRLGIFHGGVASAEDPKYTVVPQRERLRRSAGDLP; this comes from the coding sequence ATGAGTCACCGCAGCAGTGCCGGACCGGCCGACCGGACCCGCCGGCGGCGCGGCGGCGAGCAGCCGATGGTGCCGCGCGCCGAGTTCGGCTCGTACTACGGCAAACCGATCCTGAACCCGCCGGTGTGGGCCGCCGCCGACGTCGGCGGCTACCTGTTCTTCGGCGGGCTCGCCGGCACCAGCGCGGTGATCGCGGCGGGTGCCCGGCTCACCGGCCGGCCGCGGCTCGCGCGGCTCTGCGCGGCCGGCGCGGCGGGCGCCGGCGGTCTGTCGTTCGCCGCCCTCATCCACGACCTGGGCCGGCCGGACCGGTTCCTCAACATGCTGCGGGTGCTCAAGCCCACCTCGCCGATGAGCGTGGGTACCTGGCTGCTCGGCCCGTTCGTGCCGCTCGCCGGCGTCGCCGCGGCCTCGGCGCTGACCGGCCGGTTCCGCGGCCTGGGCCGGCTCGCCGGCACCGGCGCCGCGGTACTGGGCCCCGCGGTGTCCGCCTACACCGGCGCGCTGATCGCGAACACCGCCGTACCGGCCTGGCACGACGCCCACCGCGACCTGCCGTTCGTGTTCACCGCCTCCAGCGCCGCCGCGGCCGGCGGGCTGGGCCTGTTCGCCCCGACGAGGGAGTCGGCTCCGGCGCGGGTGCTGGCGATCGCCGGTGCCGGTTGCGAGGTACTCGCGTTCGAGCGGATGCGGCACCGGATGGGGCTGACCGCCGAGCCGTACGGCACCGGCCGGCCCGGCCGGCTGGTCAGGGCCGGTACCGTGCTGTCGGTGGCCGGTGCGGTCGGCGCCGTGCTCGGCCGGCGCAGCCGGGTCGCCAGCGCCGCCTCCGGCGCCGCGCTGCTCGCCGCGTCGCTGTGCACCCGGCTCGGCATCTTCCACGGCGGCGTCGCCTCCGCGGAGGATCCGAAGTACACCGTGGTGCCGCAGCGTGAGCGGCTGCGCCGATCCGCTGGTGACCTTCCGTAG
- a CDS encoding DUF6458 family protein — MSVGVGILLLVVGAILAFAVRADLHWLNVTAIGAILMLAGVVELVITLVVWNRRRHQTAVTQREVYRGGEPTVVTERRSVNDADAAERGPGGSIRAPGPERRA; from the coding sequence ATGAGTGTCGGAGTTGGCATCCTGCTGTTGGTGGTCGGCGCGATCCTCGCGTTCGCGGTCCGCGCCGACCTGCACTGGCTCAACGTCACCGCGATCGGCGCGATCCTGATGCTGGCCGGGGTGGTCGAGCTGGTGATCACGCTGGTGGTGTGGAACCGGCGACGCCACCAGACCGCGGTGACCCAGCGCGAGGTCTACCGGGGCGGCGAGCCCACCGTCGTCACCGAACGCCGGTCGGTCAACGACGCGGACGCGGCCGAACGCGGCCCGGGCGGCAGCATCCGGGCCCCCGGCCCGGAACGCCGCGCCTGA
- a CDS encoding DUF1048 domain-containing protein, whose translation MGIRDIIEGKKQWRAHVARVKALPRDYRIVYQEIQKYYFKVGPVDLVDGPLLPGIVEFFEQGAAAGKGVLELIGTDVAAFCDDLIKDSRTYADLYQESVGKKAGNAGT comes from the coding sequence ATGGGTATTCGCGACATCATCGAGGGCAAGAAGCAGTGGCGGGCGCACGTGGCGCGGGTCAAGGCCCTGCCCCGCGACTACCGGATCGTCTACCAGGAGATCCAGAAGTACTACTTCAAGGTCGGCCCGGTCGACCTGGTCGACGGCCCGCTGCTGCCCGGGATCGTCGAGTTCTTCGAGCAGGGCGCGGCGGCCGGCAAGGGCGTCCTGGAACTGATCGGTACCGACGTCGCGGCCTTCTGCGACGACCTGATCAAGGACTCGCGCACCTACGCGGACCTCTACCAGGAGTCCGTCGGCAAGAAGGCCGGGAACGCCGGAACGTGA